A part of Toxotes jaculatrix isolate fToxJac2 chromosome 24, fToxJac2.pri, whole genome shotgun sequence genomic DNA contains:
- the arhgef7b gene encoding rho guanine nucleotide exchange factor 7b isoform X1 produces the protein MNSAEQTVTWLITLGVLESPKKSISDPEAFLQASLQDGAVLCRLLERLRPGTVDKFFQEPRSDSESQRNVTEFIKGCGAFGVEPFEVSDLLQGLNFPKVLNSLVALNKATEGVSGESVCAPHSSTLRIKSFDSLNTQTRSSKLLQPQYRSLDMSEGSGCGQLVVKARFNFQQTNEDELSFSKGDIISVNRQEEGGWWEGSFNGKTGWFPSNYVRELKGSDKTSEKPKSGTLKSPPKGFDTTIISKTYYNVVLQNILEAESEYSRELQSLLGSYLRSLHPTDRLSIVDISHIQGNLEEISTFQQMLVQSLEDHTKLPESQQRIGGFFLSLMPQMKNIYVAYCSNHPSAVSVLTQHREELGEYMESKGASTPGILTLTTSLSKPFTRLERYPTLLKELDRHMEDQHPDRADLHASMTAFKNLEAQCQEVRKKKDLELQILTEPIRNWEGDDIRTLGPVLHMSQAMVHTQNCQESNERYLLLFPHTLLMVSASLRMSGFIYQGRIPLSGMLISRIEDGETLKNAFEISGGQCERMQVACNSQHDLQEWLDLLTKHTHTPAAHTHSHKPQSVCHTLPSHPVTPTRHSESRGGSSGHTYHTLPHPSSYGTAHSSSLMWGPLEPPSTPKPWSLSCLRPAPPLRPSAALCYKEDMSKSPKNMKKLLPKRKPERKPSEEDFTVRKSTAALEEDAQILKVIEAYCTSAKTRQTLNSSSSRKDVHMLFPEEEKIIVEETRSNGQTVVEERSLVDTVYSLKDEVQELKQDNKRMKRTLEEEQRARKELERIIRRVLKNMNDPTWDETNL, from the exons ATGAATTCGGCCGAACAGACGGTAACGTGGCTCATAACGCTGGGAGTCCTGGAGTCTCCCAAGAAAAGCATCTCGGATCCAGAGGCTTTCCTCCAGGCGTCTCTGCAGGATGGAGCGGTGCTGTGCAGGCTGCTGGAGCGACTCAGACCCGGGACGGTGGACAAA ttttTCCAGGAGCCGAGAAGCGACAGCGAGAGTCAGAGGAACGTTACCGAGTTTATTAAAGGCTGCGGGGCTTTCGGTGTGGAG cCTTTTGAGGTTAGTGACCTCCTGCAGGGACTGAACTTCCCTAAGGTGCTCAACTCCTTGGTTGCGCTTAACAAAGCTACTGAAG GTGTTTCCGGAGAGAGCGTGTGTGCGCCACACTCCTCGACACTGAGGATCAAGTCATTCGATTCTCTGAACACTCAGACTCGCTCCTCCAAACTGCTGCAGCCTCAGTACCGCAGCCTG GACATGTCGGAGGGCAGTGGGTGTGGCCAGTTGGTGGTCAAGGCGCGCTTTAACTTCCAGCAGACCAATGAGGACGAGCTGTCTTTCTCCAAGggtgacatcatcagtgtgaacaggcaggaggaggggggctggTGGGAAGGCTCGTTCAACGGCAAGACTGGGTGGTTCCCCAGTAACTACGTACGGGAGCTGAAAGGAAGCG ATAAGACGTCAGAGAAGCCAAAGTCCGGGACTCTTAAAAGTCCACCCAAAGGTTTTGACACTACCATCATTAGTAAGACCTACTACAACGTG GTGCTACAGAACATCCTGGAAGCAGAGAGTGAATATTCcagggagctgcagagtctgctgGGCTCGTACCTGCGCTCACTTCACCCCACAGACAG ACTCAGCATCGTGGACATCAGTCACATTCAAGGAAATCTGGAGGAGATCTCAACCTTCCAGCAGATGTTGGTTCAGTCCTTAGAGGACCACACAAA ACTCCCAGAGAGCCAGCAGAGGATCGGGGGGTTCTTCCTGAGCCTGATGCCCCAGATGAAGAACATCTATGTGGCCTACTGCTCCAACCACCCGTCTGCCGTCAGTGTACTCACACAACACAG ggaGGAGCTGGGGGAGTACATGGAGTCAAAGGGGGCCTCCACTCCAGGGATCCTGACCCTGACCACTAGTCTGAGTAAACCCTTCACCAGACTGGAGAGATACCCAACACTGCTGAAAGAACTGGACCGACACATGGAG GACCAACACCCCGACAGAGCTGATCTCCATGCTTCCATGACGGCCTTCAAAAACCTTgaa gCTCAGTGTCAGgaggtgaggaagaagaaggacctGGAGTTGCAGATTTTAACCGAGCCAATCAGAAACTGGGAGGGGGACGACATCAGAACCCTCGGCCCGGTCCTGCACATGTCCCAGGCTATGGTCCACACACAGAACTGTCAG GAGTCAAATGAACgctacctcctcctcttccctcatACACTGCTCATGGTGTCTGCCAGCCTGAGAATGAGTGGGTTCATCTACCAG gggaGAATTCCACTGTCAGGAATGCTGATCTCCAGAATAGAAGATGGAGAAACCCTGAAGAATGCTTTTGAAATATCCG GTGGTCAGTGTGAGCGGATGCAGGTGGCGTGTAACAGTCAGCACGATCTACAGGAATGGCTCGACCTtctcaccaaacacacacacactccggcCGCACACACGCACTCCCACAAGCCTCAGTCCGTGTGTCACACG tTGCCCTCTCACCCCGTCACTCCTACCAGACACTCTGAGTCACGTGGAGGCAGCAGTGGACACACCTACCACACCCTTCCCCATCCGTCCTCATATGGGAcggcacacagcagcagcctaATGTGGGGGCCCCTGGAGCCGCCGAGTACCCCCAAACCCTGGAGTCTGAGCTGCCTTCGCCCTGCGCCTCCACTCCGGCCCTCCGCTGCTCTCTGCTACAAGGAG GATATGAGTAAAAGTCCAAAGAACATGAAGAAGCTGCTGCCAAAGAGGAAGCCAGAGAGGAAACCTTCAGAAGAGGACTTCACTGTCAGAAAGA GTACAGCAGCTCTAGAGGAGGACGCTCAGATACTGAAGGTGATCGAGGCGTACTGTACCAGCGCCAAGACGCGACAGACTCTCAACTCca GCTCCAGCAGGAAGGACGTTCACATGTTGTtcccagaggaggagaagattaTAGTGGAGGAAACCAGGAGCAACGGACAGACCGtggtggaggagag GAGTCTGGTGGACACTGTGTACAGTCTAAAGGACGAGGTCCAGGAACTCAAACAG GACAacaagaggatgaagaggaccctggaggaggagcagagagccaggaaggagctggagaggatCATCCGGAGAGTTCTGAAGAACATGAACGACCCAACCTGGGATGAGACGAACCTCTGA
- the arhgef7b gene encoding rho guanine nucleotide exchange factor 7b isoform X2, with protein MTGGHDSVPDCGVDKTSEKPKSGTLKSPPKGFDTTIISKTYYNVVLQNILEAESEYSRELQSLLGSYLRSLHPTDRLSIVDISHIQGNLEEISTFQQMLVQSLEDHTKLPESQQRIGGFFLSLMPQMKNIYVAYCSNHPSAVSVLTQHREELGEYMESKGASTPGILTLTTSLSKPFTRLERYPTLLKELDRHMEDQHPDRADLHASMTAFKNLEAQCQEVRKKKDLELQILTEPIRNWEGDDIRTLGPVLHMSQAMVHTQNCQESNERYLLLFPHTLLMVSASLRMSGFIYQGRIPLSGMLISRIEDGETLKNAFEISGGQCERMQVACNSQHDLQEWLDLLTKHTHTPAAHTHSHKPQSVCHTLPSHPVTPTRHSESRGGSSGHTYHTLPHPSSYGTAHSSSLMWGPLEPPSTPKPWSLSCLRPAPPLRPSAALCYKEDMSKSPKNMKKLLPKRKPERKPSEEDFTVRKSTAALEEDAQILKVIEAYCTSAKTRQTLNSSSSRKDVHMLFPEEEKIIVEETRSNGQTVVEERSLVDTVYSLKDEVQELKQDNKRMKRTLEEEQRARKELERIIRRVLKNMNDPTWDETNL; from the exons ATGACTGGGGGACATGACAGTGTGCCTGATTGTGGGGTCG ATAAGACGTCAGAGAAGCCAAAGTCCGGGACTCTTAAAAGTCCACCCAAAGGTTTTGACACTACCATCATTAGTAAGACCTACTACAACGTG GTGCTACAGAACATCCTGGAAGCAGAGAGTGAATATTCcagggagctgcagagtctgctgGGCTCGTACCTGCGCTCACTTCACCCCACAGACAG ACTCAGCATCGTGGACATCAGTCACATTCAAGGAAATCTGGAGGAGATCTCAACCTTCCAGCAGATGTTGGTTCAGTCCTTAGAGGACCACACAAA ACTCCCAGAGAGCCAGCAGAGGATCGGGGGGTTCTTCCTGAGCCTGATGCCCCAGATGAAGAACATCTATGTGGCCTACTGCTCCAACCACCCGTCTGCCGTCAGTGTACTCACACAACACAG ggaGGAGCTGGGGGAGTACATGGAGTCAAAGGGGGCCTCCACTCCAGGGATCCTGACCCTGACCACTAGTCTGAGTAAACCCTTCACCAGACTGGAGAGATACCCAACACTGCTGAAAGAACTGGACCGACACATGGAG GACCAACACCCCGACAGAGCTGATCTCCATGCTTCCATGACGGCCTTCAAAAACCTTgaa gCTCAGTGTCAGgaggtgaggaagaagaaggacctGGAGTTGCAGATTTTAACCGAGCCAATCAGAAACTGGGAGGGGGACGACATCAGAACCCTCGGCCCGGTCCTGCACATGTCCCAGGCTATGGTCCACACACAGAACTGTCAG GAGTCAAATGAACgctacctcctcctcttccctcatACACTGCTCATGGTGTCTGCCAGCCTGAGAATGAGTGGGTTCATCTACCAG gggaGAATTCCACTGTCAGGAATGCTGATCTCCAGAATAGAAGATGGAGAAACCCTGAAGAATGCTTTTGAAATATCCG GTGGTCAGTGTGAGCGGATGCAGGTGGCGTGTAACAGTCAGCACGATCTACAGGAATGGCTCGACCTtctcaccaaacacacacacactccggcCGCACACACGCACTCCCACAAGCCTCAGTCCGTGTGTCACACG tTGCCCTCTCACCCCGTCACTCCTACCAGACACTCTGAGTCACGTGGAGGCAGCAGTGGACACACCTACCACACCCTTCCCCATCCGTCCTCATATGGGAcggcacacagcagcagcctaATGTGGGGGCCCCTGGAGCCGCCGAGTACCCCCAAACCCTGGAGTCTGAGCTGCCTTCGCCCTGCGCCTCCACTCCGGCCCTCCGCTGCTCTCTGCTACAAGGAG GATATGAGTAAAAGTCCAAAGAACATGAAGAAGCTGCTGCCAAAGAGGAAGCCAGAGAGGAAACCTTCAGAAGAGGACTTCACTGTCAGAAAGA GTACAGCAGCTCTAGAGGAGGACGCTCAGATACTGAAGGTGATCGAGGCGTACTGTACCAGCGCCAAGACGCGACAGACTCTCAACTCca GCTCCAGCAGGAAGGACGTTCACATGTTGTtcccagaggaggagaagattaTAGTGGAGGAAACCAGGAGCAACGGACAGACCGtggtggaggagag GAGTCTGGTGGACACTGTGTACAGTCTAAAGGACGAGGTCCAGGAACTCAAACAG GACAacaagaggatgaagaggaccctggaggaggagcagagagccaggaaggagctggagaggatCATCCGGAGAGTTCTGAAGAACATGAACGACCCAACCTGGGATGAGACGAACCTCTGA